The following DNA comes from Alosa alosa isolate M-15738 ecotype Scorff River chromosome 13, AALO_Geno_1.1, whole genome shotgun sequence.
GGCTTTCCAAGCCTGTGTGGACTTTCCTCACTCCAGGACTGAAAGGACATGAAGGGGTCCCGCTGCAGCAGgacctttctctttctgttttcctttttctctcacacacattctcctttcccttctctctcgaATGCCTCCCACCCTGTTTTCTTTCTCAGAGCCTTCAAATTGAATCAAGTCTTCTTGCACTGTTGCTGGCCACACGGCTTAATAAGCAGGAACGTAACCTGGTATACTTTGCATAGTCCATGAAGATCTTGACTTGGTTTCAAGGCAACTTGCGTGCGCAAAGTGAAAGTCCTCACTAAGTCAGATCTCTTTCCAGCAGCGCTCTTTAAGTCTGAGCCCCTCCTACAACCCTCATtattagcacacacactctctcccccccccccctctcacacacacacacaccgtccaaGCCTGGAAGAGGCTTAGTCATGCACTTTGGCCGTGTGTTTTTAATTTTACCCTGAAAGCATTCTGTCTGTCGCCGTCTCCCTCTATCCAATGACTCATCGTCTTCCTGGTTTGTTATCAGGAATGTCATGGGATTTTTATGTGGAAATAAATTATTGCATAGTCATAGGGCCATCAGTACCCAGTGTTATTGTTGAAAGGACCAATTCAGAAGCAATAGCTTTTAATTCAGCATATTATTCCCTATTTTGATTCCGGGTGATAATAAAAGCTATTTTTAACTAAATGTCAAACATGACAAAAAGCTGATCACAATcttaaaaacataatttaatAGTAAATTAGGACTTTTTACAAATTATGAATTCCATAGAGAATATATTATGCTCATATGGATGTTAATATAGGTTATCCTCAATTTATTGGGTTTAACTATAAAAACAATCCGTACATAAAACTAGGCTATTATTTTTGTCTGGTGCAGTGGTAGCATATTTTTACAACATTGAATTCGTTACAGGGGTTTTCAGAGTTGATCTTTTTATTATAAATAGCAGTTAAGAACAGTCACCTTACGCAAGACATTTCACTATTGCTGGATTACGCTCCATGTTTGGCTTACTGCCAGACATTGTAACAGACGTATAGAGCCGCCTAAAAAAGAACATAAAACTCTCCATTTCCACCGATCAGAATTACCCCCTGTAAGACAGTGTTGCTGACACAGCAGAAGAACAAAAAGGGCATGTAATAACAGCTAGTACAAAGGGGCATCATTTTTGCCATTTAATTGTATAGGCACAGTCTCTACAGTTTTACTCTTATTCACTCTCACGGGAGTAAAATAATTTAGTAATAAACATGTGAATAAAATAGCTGTTTTAGTTAGCATTCCCTTTCAGTAGTAATCAACAATGTTATTCAGACAAAAACTTACAATACACAACGAAACAGAAAACATGTAGATTTTTGTTAAACTCTCATTAAACATATAAAAACAGTTTATCCACTCAGTTTTGTTGTCTCCCCTTTCCGCATTTTCTGTTGTTCTTAACTGTTGTCCTCTACGTCTTTCTCAAACAAACTCTGAACAAAACAAATTGTTCAGCTTTGCTAATTGGCACCACAGCACCCCCAACTGTGATCAATTGTTAGAtttgagtgtctctctctctctctttctcattctctctctctctgtctctctctctactgactAGGagtcctctcccctcctctgacAGCAGTCATCAGATGGCTCTTGTAAGTTTTGCTTAGTCCGGTCATCCAGAACTTAAGTAAACGCACATTGTCCTCTTCTCCAGGACCCGTGGCTCCCAACAGGGCCAGCACTTTCTGAGTATCCTCACGGCCTCGACCGTCCACCTTGGAGAACTTGAACAGCACTTTCACTTTGCTGAAATGCAGACAGAGACAAAACGTTAGCAAGCAAGCGAACATCAGGTAAGAgtgaaacaaagagagagagagaaagagaagaaaccaGGTTAGAGGTGAAAAAAGTTTTAAAGGAAGTGTAATGTGGAGAGGAACAGGGAGAGCTGGGGGAGGGGCAGAGAGTGATCTTGGAGAAAAAAATGGGGGTCGAGAGGTGCAGCTcaaggagcagggagagagactAATGGGGGTTGATAGTTAACAGACATAAGGGAGATGAGCCAAAAGGGGAAGAAAGCACAACAATGCTGGTGGGGTCTTGATAAATATAACAGATTAAGCAATATGTTCCCATGAAAGATTCATTAAGCATTGTATAATTGACAGAATATTTCCAGAAGACAGAATATTGGCTGGGATGCATTTGGCAGGGATGGTGAAACACACTCACTTCATCCATTCCTCCTTCAGACACAGCAAGCAGTGGGACACAACGTCTACAGAGAGGTTTTCGTTGGACAGAGCTGCTTCAATCTTATTCAACAGGGCaggccctgagagagagagggagagagagagagagagagataaatcaAAGAAGACCAGGGAGAATGAGGGAAGGTTTGTGGGGGAATAAAAATGTTACACAACATATTTAGAAGTATTTAtgtgtccttctatttcaactTTTGTCACACTGGGTACTAAAAAAAGcactaaaactaaaaaaaagtgtgcaaaaaagTGTGCAACGTAGTCCAACCCTTTGTCACCCAGATACGGTTCCTTTTCTGTAGGTGTgcatctgtgttgtgtgttcatgGTTGCATGTGTACCTCTGTCAGTAGGCTGCATGTTGGCACTGCTGATATTGAACTGGTACAGCGAGAGGATGTCATCATCACACACCACCGGATATAGGGACCCTCTGTCGGCATTCGCCACATCCACCAGCACACAAAACTCTGGAGAAATGCAACTCACAATATCACGGCAATCATATCATTTGTAATTGATCAAATGGTGCTGAGAAGGGAATTAGAAATGTTCATTTTCCTTGCTAAAGTTGGGTTACACATGAGAACTCAGAGTGGCCCCGGAGAAACCGGCCTTACGCAGCACATGTTGTTTGACCTATGGGTCAACACTGCCCAGGGGTTGTGTAACTGCTGAGAAACATCAGGATTTACATgtaaccttagcttataaatgaTAAATCAACAAAACAATCCTGTTTTAAAGTTGTATGCCTTTCAGAGGCCCTGTGGGGACATAGAAGTTTCTCCTTTTTATGTTTCCTtggctgatcctagcacttatcacctaactagaactgacactggactgtttaaaaacagcactcactgatgcacttattacagtgcatgaaaatgcactgttctgttatccgaagtcttcttcttcgtcTAATTTCGCTTCAACTGTTTAACATAGTTTCTATGTTTAAACTtcgtaacgtaggtcttgaaaaggacacttgaggaatgtatttttcgtttttgtaaactttatactttttgagatattaacataaatcaagcttatttttccccatagactttgcattggcactatgacatcacaatgggctaatcaaactgatttgcacctgtatcaactgacagctgctcaactaggccccctCACAGAGCTAGTTAACGACTTAGAATGCAATCAACTGCACCTATGCTCTAAATGACTGCAGCAACTTCAATGCAacctcctctctgtgtctttctctgtggATAGCTCACTTTTCTCTTCCCCACTTACTTTTACTTCTTTTTCTTTActtcatccattaaactatctgtctatcaacatccattaaactgtCTACCTATGCACATCtattaattcactattaaataatttagctatttaaactactcaactatttaactattcAGCCATtgcaactgtcagttgtcagcAACTATGACTCCGGCCAACTGTTTCCTcagcccacaactgtttcaaaataaaagtccttacTACAATAATttcctattaaataatttaacaatttaaactattcaactatttaactgttcagccatttcaactgtcaggttgtcatcaactatgactcctgccaactatttcctctgcccacaactgtttccaaataaaagtttgttttgcattttatgttaatgtatgttttgctttttcatgcactggtaatttcctcgaaattacattttctggttcttattgtactctacctttttaaaggaaaattccggtatttagcactttgagccccttttctggtttgttttggatgaactagtgtggtggacaccgaaattttgacgattggtcctgtctcgaccccagagtggctgccaacaggcataatgtaggctactcaaacatgtcctaaaacaacccttaacgttcgttttcaaagcTGTGCAACttaccgagtggttagtggtgttcgttgatgttccaaaaaaagtagtgtagcgaaatacagtcattgcacgttgatattactgcgccaccgtctatgcttcaggttcaaatattgagcggaaatttatacgcggttgtgaggtgtctgaataaatagttccacaatagtataagacggctggaaatcatacattgcgccgatatatttgcttttaataatcaatgaacaccactaaccacttggtgagttgcacagttttgaaaacgaacgttaagggttgttttaggacatgtttgagtagcctggctgcagtatgcctgttggcagccactctgagtagtcaaaggcgattaaaaaaaagtcagaaaagtcgagacaggaccaatcgtcaaaatttctgtgtccaccactctagttcatccaaaacataccagaaaagggactcaaagtgctaaataccggaattttcctttaaattgtcctagaattattgagagaattgctttaaaaagcttgaattgtttaccatgttgttagtcgctttggttaaaaatacgtcagccaaatgtaatgtaatgtaaatgttcaCTGTCACGTATGTTCCTCCACATAACCAGATTTTAGTGTCTGGTGTTTATCCTAACAAGAAGTCAACACTTCTTGGGGGATTCCAGGGGAATGAGATGATCACACTTAAAGAGGTATGATTTATTAATAGATGGAGCAGACACAGAGATGAGACCCATGGATGTAAATGTGTTATGGTATAGTGAGGTAGGTACCTGATGAGCTGACGTGGGCAGGGATGGGGACATCTGGGCTAAGGCCCAGGAAATTACATCGATATGCTTCCTCATATTTGGAGCTGTAGGGTACAGAGCGCACACAGCCCACAGGGAGCAATGCCTGCTGGGATAGAAGAGGACCATTAGAACATATTCGGCGAATTCACAAGCAAGAACCTTAGAATTCCCTTAGAGCTCTTTGAGAGACATTATGTATCCTTCTGTATCCAAAGTAATTACAGACATCCAACACCAATAGTGGTATTGTGCAATGATGACTTCAGACTTCTGATTGGCTGACCTTGAGTACGCTGAAAGCTGAATGGATGAGGACTGGATTGCCTCCCCTCCATATCACCTGATTTCCCATAAGCACATGCCAGGCCAGTTGACGGAACTCTGCACCTCCAAGGACCTGTTGACCAATCATATGCGTTAAAAGATAAAATACAGTAAAGCTGTCAGGTAGGCACATATTGAGGTAAAAATTGCATTCTTTACTCTGTtaaaacaacaaccaaaacactCAAAGGTCAGGGTCAAAAGGTAATTTATTTATGATTTAGCCTTAGATCACATTAGATTGCTACATTAGATCACAGGCTTGCTCTTTGCAAAGGTTGGGTCAAATGTACAAATGTGCAACACCTTCTTGGATTTGCTAAGCTTTCTGTATTTTCAGGGGAAAACTAGTGGACAGGCAATCAGTTTCATTCTCTTGCCAATGCACTCTCTGTGGAAAATGGAAATAAACATAATTAAAGTGGTTGTTAAATAACCATGTATTTCAATTTATGTTGTCACATGTTGCAAGACAATTATGTCAATAGCAAATGTCAAGACTTGAGTGATTCATGCTATAGTAAGCCTGCGGCTGCAAACAAAGTTGTTGCAAGTCTGCTTGTGTGTCTCACAACTTGACTTTCCAGGTCTCTGCTACATTGTAAAATGAAATGCCTCTGATGATAGACAAAATAGGGAGTCACATGCAACTGTTCATGAAGAGAATGCCAACTTCCAACAGATTTCAACAGATGCAATAAAGACCCGGGAAGCACGGTGTACAATATCATGAGGGTATGAGTACGTCATCAAAGATCAAGCCGAAGCTGCTTCAAGCCAGGACAGGTCTTGAGTGTGCACTCATGTCATCAATCTTATTGTTACAGTACCTGTCTTAAATGTCTAAGGGATTTGAACTTCGGCCCAGGTAGATCTTCCCCCCTGGAGTCGTCAAACTGCGTAGGAGTGGAGCCTCCTCCTTCAGCTCCTtcccacacactcctctcctcctcttgctctgtGGACACATTGTTCTTTCAATATAAACAAATTATGAGCTGATACTTTGGGATCAGAGGGCACATCCTTTTCAGTTAAACCAGAAATTTTTGTTGATGTGAATGATCATTCTGTATGTGCACACAGCCACCACAATAAAACAACTCTAGACACAATCAATTCAATTACACTGCAGTATGCACCCTTATAACCCAATAACAAACTACATATAcacagcattttaacatttgtAAAGGGATGAAGGTAAACAAAATATGGGTCAGTGGTTCACTTGGCTGGTAATTCAACCAGATTAAATTGTAATTTTCCCTTAAGTAAATCAGGCTGCTGCAGCCATTCCAGGCCCGAGCTCTCCGTACTGCATgcatcatgaacacatgacTAAGGAGATAGCCCATTAGTGTTCCTCAAATGATCTTTAAAGAGACTGCAGTGGACACTCCTGGACGTTTTATCCCAATGTCTGAGTGACTCGGTTCATATGCAATTTTTAGGGCTGCATATCGTAATTTCCCAATTATTAGCCGCAACCTAtatattgattttgcaaaatgtcttcagctatgaggttaattacacaggggcagttaatatggtattaatatgattttgtttcttttaacttgcataaaacactgtcctgctacttatacacaatgcggctaatacacaggaaattactgtattgcCACCTCAGACCAAATGACTTGGAAGTCCAATTTCAAAATCATCAGGTCTCATCACAATTTTGTAACTGCCTCACAAGTCAGGTAGTTTAAATGATAAACTGAATGAAAACAGTGACCTCACAGTGTCGTAGGAACAAAAACATGTTTAGGTTTCCTGCTTTTATCCTAAATCCACCTTTACCGATCATACTCTATATGTGTATTTCATAGAAAAGCAAAACAATAGTAATGCTTTTATAGAACACAACCCAACCCAGCTACCTTACTGCATTTAAAAGGAGGTAATTAACCTGTTATTACAGGCATTTGCCCTTTCTTCACCCTAGTAAGAAAGGCAAGTCAGGATAGGAATAATTAATATTCTTTTGACTCCAGTTCCAATACACAAAGGGACCCAGGGAGACAAGTTAAGTCCTGTCATTTCATGGGTACAACTTTTATCAACTTCTGACATGAAATGAATGTTATGACACTGGTCATGAGAGTTATGTACCTACGGTTGATTCTGTGAAGTACTGGCATAGCCCTCAGGACCATGGCTGCTGGTCTTAAAAATTTCAATGGCCTTGGCAAAATCCTGACCTtcaatatttgtttattttcttaacagtgcacatttgaTAAATTATCATTATAAATTATCATTGTACTTATTATTGAAAATTACCTGTCTGTCTTTCAATGAGTACCAGCGTGTCTTCTGTAGGGGCCCCTTCTAAGAGCTTCTCTGTAAGACGACTGCCACAAGCCTTCAGCAACCTGGAGGAAAACAGCCGGAGGTTCAAATGTGGCTTATTGTCAGAGTCAGTGTTCAATGCTTgtctgtgatgatgatgatgatgatgatgatgacttaAAGACCAAAAGTCTAGCAAGCTCAC
Coding sequences within:
- the flcn gene encoding folliculin isoform X1 — its product is MNALVALCHFCELHGPRTLFCTEALHPPSPSPPQPGQSISGERERDVDREGEGLTMRAHSSATQRADMCEGCRSLPASHPGFVSVDNETGIRFLSHQHPRQPQLFSVVRQACVRSLSCEVCPGREGPIFFGDEQHGFVFSHTFFIKDSLARGFQRWYSIVMVAMDRIYLINSWPFLLRHLRLTIQSLQSTALKVFDSEQCVCPQRAVRMNSAFSPAVFPHQRSGNAARSLSSLTQHPNLWESLHSSFSWLLKACGSRLTEKLLEGAPTEDTLVLIERQTEQEEERSVWEGAEGGGSTPTQFDDSRGEDLPGPKFKSLRHLRQVLGGAEFRQLAWHVLMGNQVIWRGGNPVLIHSAFSVLKQALLPVGCVRSVPYSSKYEEAYRCNFLGLSPDVPIPAHVSSSEFCVLVDVANADRGSLYPVVCDDDILSLYQFNISSANMQPTDRGPALLNKIEAALSNENLSVDVVSHCLLCLKEEWMNKVKVLFKFSKVDGRGREDTQKVLALLGATGPGEEDNVRLLKFWMTGLSKTYKSHLMTAVRGGERTPSQ
- the flcn gene encoding folliculin isoform X2 — translated: MNALVALCHFCELHGPRTLFCTEALHPPSPSPPQPGQSISGERERDVDREGEGLTMRAHSSATQRADMCEGCRSLPASHPGFVSVDNETGIRFLSHQHPRQPQLFSVVRQACVRSLSCEVCPGREGPIFFGDEQHGFVFSHTFFIKDSLARGFQRWYSIVMVAMDRIYLINSWPFLLRHLRLTIQSLQSTALKVFDSEQCVCPQRAVRMNSAFSPAVFPHQRSGNAARSLSSLTQHPNLWESLHSSFSWLLKACGSRLTEKLLEGAPTEDTLVLIERQTEQEEERSVWEGAEGGGSTPTQFDDSRGEDLPGPKFKSLRHLRQVLGGAEFRQLAWHVLMGNQVIWRGGNPVLIHSAFSVLKALLPVGCVRSVPYSSKYEEAYRCNFLGLSPDVPIPAHVSSSEFCVLVDVANADRGSLYPVVCDDDILSLYQFNISSANMQPTDRGPALLNKIEAALSNENLSVDVVSHCLLCLKEEWMNKVKVLFKFSKVDGRGREDTQKVLALLGATGPGEEDNVRLLKFWMTGLSKTYKSHLMTAVRGGERTPSQ